In the Victivallis sp. Marseille-Q1083 genome, one interval contains:
- a CDS encoding SpoIIE family protein phosphatase, which translates to MNIDETFVEVECCQRIKDGESVCGDDFKSVRLENEDRVIAVLSDGLGSGIKASLLSTMTTTMALEFIARNMEILQSAEIIMDTLPVCEYRKISYATFTIVDVLSGGKIRTIEMDNPPLIHLRNGRDLQWEKQSLVSARWPDRKLAVAEFRAVPGDRIIFCSDGVTQAGLGHAPFKFGWRREGLLAFVQEAVARQPQISARELSQMVVAQACMKNPNYSCIDDISCVVIYFRRPRRLRLLTGPPFKKENDRDFAEMVESFDGKVIISGGTTANIVSRELRRGITTDWKQLGGGLPPTSKMKGVDLGTEGILTLTEVARALDGDCKARNLPAVRQIMTLLAESDVIELIVGTKVNEAHQDPNLPVDLEIRRNIVKRLKQLLEEKYRKKVYIKYF; encoded by the coding sequence ATGAACATTGACGAAACCTTTGTCGAGGTAGAGTGCTGCCAGCGGATCAAAGACGGCGAGAGCGTTTGCGGGGATGATTTCAAGAGCGTCCGGCTGGAAAATGAGGACCGCGTCATCGCCGTGCTGTCGGATGGGTTGGGCAGCGGCATCAAAGCGTCGCTGTTGTCGACGATGACGACGACGATGGCGCTGGAGTTTATCGCCCGCAACATGGAAATCCTGCAGTCGGCGGAGATCATCATGGATACGCTGCCGGTGTGCGAATATCGTAAAATCAGCTATGCCACTTTTACCATCGTCGATGTGTTGTCCGGCGGCAAAATCAGGACGATCGAGATGGACAATCCGCCGCTGATCCATCTGCGCAACGGCAGGGATTTGCAGTGGGAGAAGCAGAGCCTGGTGTCGGCCCGCTGGCCGGACCGGAAGCTGGCGGTGGCGGAATTCAGGGCGGTGCCGGGCGACCGGATCATCTTTTGTTCGGACGGCGTGACCCAGGCCGGCCTGGGGCATGCGCCGTTCAAATTCGGTTGGCGCCGGGAGGGGCTGTTGGCCTTTGTGCAGGAAGCGGTGGCGCGGCAGCCGCAGATTTCCGCCCGCGAATTATCGCAGATGGTGGTGGCCCAGGCCTGCATGAAAAACCCGAACTACAGTTGCATCGACGACATCAGTTGCGTGGTGATCTATTTCCGGCGGCCGCGCCGGCTGCGGCTGTTGACCGGTCCGCCGTTCAAGAAGGAGAACGACCGGGATTTCGCCGAAATGGTCGAAAGTTTCGACGGCAAGGTCATCATCAGCGGCGGCACGACCGCCAATATCGTGTCGCGGGAGTTGCGGCGGGGAATTACCACGGACTGGAAGCAGTTGGGCGGGGGGTTGCCGCCGACGTCGAAGATGAAGGGCGTCGATCTGGGGACCGAGGGAATCCTGACCCTGACCGAAGTGGCCCGGGCGCTGGACGGGGACTGCAAGGCGCGGAATCTGCCGGCGGTGCGCCAGATTATGACTTTGCTGGCGGAGAGCGACGTCATCGAATTGATCGTCGGCACCAAAGTCAACGAAGCGCATCAGGATCCCAATTTGCCGGTCGACCTGGAAATCCGGCGCAACATCGTCAAGCGGCTGAAGCAGTTGCTGGAAGAGAAATATCGCAAAAAAGTTTATATCAAATATTTTTAA